In Miscanthus floridulus cultivar M001 chromosome 8, ASM1932011v1, whole genome shotgun sequence, the sequence AATTTGAAACTCATCACTGGCATATAGCCTTTGTTAATCTGTCTTCGCTTTATATTGCAGTCTACATGGTCTGGTCCGTGGTGAGAATATGGAGCTTGGCCGAGATTCAGATACGGGTGGCCAGGTAATCTTGCTGCACTCAGCTAATTAGTACACCAACTTCTATTGACCTGTATAAGTGCACATTGTAATCTAGTATATTGCTCACTTCCAATACTTGGCAACTCAAATATGACTCGataatttatttattaataaagtTTCATTGACTCCTTTTTTTTCCTTATTCAAAACTCAAATTTTGCAGACTGATATATCTTAATGGGCGTTCAAGTATGTTCTATAAAATACTCAGCGGTTGTCATCTAATTATAATTAGATACTTTTCCTTCTGTGCAACAATTTCTAATATTTTACTCTCTCAAAAACATTTAGACCTTGTGTCATTGATTTTAGTATTTGATAGATCACACTCCCTTTCCCCATTATAAATGAACATACCCTACAAAGCTATAACACATTTACATTTATACTTTGTCATCTGATATTTCCCATCCACCTAGTAAAAGTTCAGATGACTGTATAATTTTATTTTGACATTTTGTAGGTCAAATATGTGGTTGAACTTGCTAAAGCACTAAGTTCATCTCCTGGAGTTTACCGGGTTGATCTGCTAACAAGACAAATCTTAGCACCAAATTTTGATCGTAGTTATGGCGAACCTGCAGAAATATTGGTTTCAACAAGCAGTAAAAATTCTAAACAAGAAAAAGGAGAAAGTAGTGGCGCATATATAATTCGGATACCATTTGGTCCAAAAGATAAGTATCTAGCTAAAGAACATCTATGGCCTTTCATTCAAGAATTTGTTGATGGTGCACTCAGCCATATTGTGAGGATGTCAAAAGCCATAGGTGAAGAAACTGGCCGCGGGCATCCAGTATGGCCTGCTGTGATTCATGGGCATTATGCCAGTGCAGGAATTGCTGCTGCGTTACTTTCTGGTGCACTTAACCTTCCTATGGCATTCACAGGACATTTTCTTGGGAAAGATAAATTGGAAGGGCTTCTCAAACAAGGGAGACAAACTAGGGAACAGATAAATATGACATACAAAATAATGTGCCGAATTGAGGCAGAGGAGCTATCTCTTGACGCATCTGAGATTGTCATTGCAAGCACTAGGCAAGAAATAGAAGAGCAGTGGAACTTGTATGATGGTTTTGAGATTATACTTGCAAGGAAGCTCCGAGCCAGAGTTAAACGTGGTGCTAATTGTTATGGCCGTTTTATGCCTCGTATGGTTGTAAGTATACACATTCTACTACCCTTGTGGTAACTCTGATCATTGCAAGTATGTTCTGTCTAGGCAATTAGCGCAAGATGTAATTGCACCAATGTCTATTGTGACTTCGATTTGATCTTATTCTCTATTCATGGCTTTTGCAGATAATTCCTCCTGGAGTTGAATTTGGTCACATTATTCACGATTTTGATATGGATGGTGAAGAAGAGAATCCATCCCCAGCATCTGAGGATCCACCTATTTGGTCTCAGGTCACTGCATAGTGCATATTCTTTATCATAGTATACACAAGGGCTTGCTAAATCATTAGTGAAGCATTTAATCAGTAGTTAATGTGGATGGTTTATTTTATTCTGTCAAAcctgaattcaaatttcaaacactAACTATACATGTGCACAACTGATGGGCAGATAATGCGCTTCTTTACAAATCCTAGGAAGCCTATGATTCTAGCTGTTGCTCGCCCCTATCCTGAGAAGAATATTACTACGCTtgtaaaagcatttggtgaatgTCGGCCACTAAGGGAGCTTGCAAACCTTGTAAGATTGATACTAGTTGTCCTGATGTTCTTTATTTTTTCCCCTTTTGTTACAACACCATAACCACGACACTGAGAATTGAATGATCTTGACTTTTGTGCTTACTTTTGAATTTGTGCTGTAGACATTGATAATGGGTAACCGTGAAGCTATATCTAAGATGCACAATATGAGTGCTGCTGTCTTGACATCAGTGCTTACATTGATTGATGAATATGACCTGTATGGTCAAGTGGCATACCCCAAGCATCATAAGCACTCGGAAGTTCCTGACATTTATCGTTTAGCTGCAAGAACAAAGGTATTCTCTTTCCCCCTTGGTCTGAATCCAATCATTTGAGGTGCTTATCTTTTACTACTTATTTATCTGGTTCTAGCATATAAAGTTGTACATTTGAGAATTGATACCTACATAAAACATTCAAATAAAAGGGGAGATCACTTCATTTCGTGAACTAGAAGCCATAAATTATTTAATACTAGTTTGGTTTGCTGAACTCTTACCACCTTAGTACTTGTGTTCCTTCACTATACACTAGCATGCTGGTCATATGTCGATCTTTCTGCAAATCTGCAGGGGGCTTTTGTAAATGTAGCTTACTTCGAACAATTTGGAGTTACTCTGATAGAGGTCAGAATTTTTGAGGTTCCAATTTACCGTTGCTGCTATAACTCTTTATCTGTACCCTAATTATAACCAATTGTTATATCCATGTGCAGGCTGCTATGAATGGTTTGCCTATAATTGCGACAAAAAATGGAGCCCCTGTTGAAATTAATCAGGTGTGTTTTGCTTCTGTTATTCCATTGGTACATGTACTTTGCTTTTGAAAAATATGTTAACTAATTGCaaaacatcactatcggttttctgGTTGATGCTAATTCAGGTCCTGAACAATGGCCTCCTTGTTGATCCGCACGATCAGAATGCCATTGCGGATGCGCTATATAAACTTCTTTCTGACAAACAACTTTGGTCAAGGTGCAGAGAGAATGGACTGACAAATATTCACCAATTCTCGTGGCCTGAACATTGCAAGAATTACCTGTCAAGGATATTAACTCTTGGCCCAAGGTCTCCTGCTATTGGTAACAGAGAGGAGCGGAGTAATACACCTATTTCAGGAAGGAGGCATATCATTGTTATTTCTGTAGACTCTGTTAACAAGGAAGATCTAGTCAGGATAATCAGAAATGCTATTGAGGTCATACATACACAAAACATGTCGGGTTCAACTGGTTTTGTGCTGTCAACTTCGCTGACAATATCAGAGATACATTCATTGCTACTATCTGGAGGCATGCTTCCCACTGATTTTGATGCTTTCATCTGCAATAGTGGGAGTAACATTTACTATCCTTCATATTCCTGTGAAACCCCAAACTACTCCAAGATTACATTTGCATTAGACCAAAATCACCAGTCACATATCGAGTATCGTTGGGGAGGAGAAGGACTAAGGAAATATCTTGTCAAGTGGGCCACTTCAGTGGTAGAAAGAAAGGGAAGGACAGAGAGGCAAATTATTTTTGAAGATCCAGAACACTCTTCAGCCAATTGTCTCGCATTTAGAGTTGTTAATCCCAATCATGTAAGCCTTTTATTTCCCAGTTGTATGTACATTCTAGAATCTTTGCGTGCATTGTGCATTCCTTCAATTAAATCTTTATCATATATTCTCTTTCATAATGTTTGACATGATTATTTTTCTTACTGTAGCTTCCTCCTTTAAAGGAGTTGAGGAAGTTGATGAGAATCCAATCTCTCCGTTGCAATGCATTGTATAACCACAGTGCTACCAGATTATCTGTAGTCCCTATCCACGCATCACGATCTCAGGCTCTAAGGTTTGTCAATGTTTATTCTTCTTCGTCCTGCCTTCAGTTACCAGTTTATATTTCTTTAAGGTATAGTTCCAGCAGTTTAGGCTGCCTACTAATTTGATTAGAAATACCGTGAATGTGTATTTGTACAAGCAAAACATTAGGGGTTTGCCTAAGACCGGGATCACTAGAAATTCAGGATACAGTTCAAATGTACGGTAAAAGGCTATAAACTTGGTCTCAAATCCCTGCTTAGTTAAAGAGGTCCTAAATGTTGATTTTTTCCTACAAATATAGAAAAGGGTGAAGCCTAACAATCAGTGACTAACTGACTATATTGTGTTCAAGTGACCTGACTATAGTTCATTTTGGCATGAAATTATTCTGTTTTTCATGAAAGATATTGCCCCTTTTTTTGCATAATTGTTTTTTGACTAGGTATTCATTTGATTAAAGTTGAAAGAAGTGTTAGTATTCTATCTCAAAATGAAACTGTGGATCTTATCATTATGACTTGAACCCAAGTACCCAACTTAGTTGAGTAGCGGGTTGGTTTCCCATTTGTCATACTCCAATCATCTTTTCGCATGCACCTGTCTTTAAGTTGATAGatagaagttttttttttaatggtCAACGTGGAGGGAGAGCATCCCCACCAGAATTGTATTTGATATAGCATGGCACAACATTAAATCAACAACCTCGTTTTAAGCTTATGTTTGTAACCCCATGGACCATATTTTTTTGTTCAATAGGTACTTGTGTATACGTTGGGGGATAGAGGTGCCTAACGTTGCAGTCCTTGTGGGTGAAAGTGGCGATTCGGATTATGAGGAACTGCTGGGGGGTCTCCATAGGACCATAATCCTGAAGGGCGAGTTCAACAGCCCAGCAAACAGGATCCACACGGTGAGGAGATACCCCTTACAGGATGTCGTCGCACTCGACAGCTCCAACATCATCGGTGTCGAAGGTTACACCACGGATGACTTGAAGTCTGCCCTGCAGCAGATGGGTATACTCGCACAATAACACCTCCGGAGCTTCTGTGTCCACACCCAAGCCAACGGGAAAACGAAAGGAAAGGAGACGAACCAAGTGCAACTGTTTCCATGCTCGATGGAAATGCCGATTTTGCTTGTAGGCTGTAGAGGTTGTGTTTGTGTGTGCGTGTGTTTGGTGGTGGCCTAATCTTGAGCTGTGAATAACTGCCCTCCTTTGTTTGTAATGTCCCAAAAATTTTGATGTGAGTACCCTACAACCAAACAGGAAACAGGTTCACATATTGATAATGGAAAAGACGAATgcaagaaaggaaaacaaaaaatgGTTTGGAACGACAGTGTTCCATGGTACGGTATGCTGTTGCTGAGCCTGCAAAATGTATGACTTCGTTCTGCGTTTTGAACATGTATCATGTGGGTAGTTTGGGCATCAGGCCATCGGCTGTTTTCCCTGTTGACTTGCGATTATGATTTCGTAGCAAGAACAGCACAGCATGTAGCCGTCAGCTACCTTGGTCACACATGGAGTCCGGAGACTGCAGAGAGCTAAGATCCCTTTGACCCCCGCCGTGAACTCGTGAAGACATGTGCATGTGCCGATAGAGCCGGTAGCAGGGCAACCCACTTGCCGTCGGCGTACCTATCCGGCCGTGCATTCCTTCCTTCCTTTGTGCTGTGCGACCGCGTGATCAGCGGTGAGAAGCGACCTCACGCTGCACGGAATCGCACGGACACATGCTGGCATGCCGCCGCCGATGCCGTGGAGCAAACGATCCGCGAGAAGAGCACGAATCCGTGCCGTGTGCCCCGGCCCCCGGAGGCCCGGACACGTGAGCGGAGCATGCAAGCTAGAAAAAGCAAAAAGGCCGTGGTTGGTCGGTGGAAACTGGAAAGCCACCGGCCCGGGTCCATCATCAACGGATAATACCAGATGTatgtaaataaaaagaaaaaagggaaaaaaaaccCGGATAACGCCGCGGCATCGACGAGGAGGCAAAGACCAAAGAGAATAGTACGCGGACGGCGGACGTAGGATCCCATCCATTGCGACGGATGTCGACGTGGGCAAGATACCAATTCACCACAGCGCACCGAGGTCTCGTCGAAGTTTCCACCAAACGAGAAACCAAAGGTTGGGAAGCGTGAGCTACGTACGATGATGCCTCTAGCTAGGAAGATCCAACGAGCAAGGCACCAACTTGTACTTGCCCTTGCCCAGCAGCTGAGGGATGGAATCCAACGATGTTGTCAAGGGTTTTTGTTTGAATGGCTACCACACTTGCGTTAGCCTGTTAGGTTTGGTTTTATTACCAAGGTGGTGGTCGCCATGGTCAGGTTAAGCTAAGTTTAATACACTATTGTGTCCACGATGCAGGTCTATGATGTCGAAAGGCTATTACTTTCTCCGTTTCAAATCACGAGTCGTTATGCCTTTTTTTAGTTACATAATTTTTGTTGTTATGCATCCAAATATACATTATGTCTGTATAAGTACATATATAGTAAAAGCTATATATTTACAAAAGTCAAGAACAATCTTCAATTTAAAACACAGAGAATATGCCACAAGTATTTACTCCTTCAGTTCTAAATACTATTATGTCCATGATCAtcttttaggaaaaaaaaatctACAGGTTCAGATAAATACAAGATGTATTTTGTGGAGAATTTAGTGACTAATTTGACATTATATACGTTGATATGAAACATTTAATACAAAGATAAAATAAACTATATTTTTAAAAACCAGGAGAGTGTATGTAAACCTAGTAGTAGCCATATGAAATCATGTTGTCGGGAATCAGACGTCTCATAAGTAAATAACAGTGAATATGTGAGAATAAAGACATTTTCTTTTCTACCATCATGTCAATCCAAGATACACAATTGCTCAAAAAAAGGATGGACGACGATATTGCGTGACCTATCCTGCGTTTAGGAAACACGCGCCCTCCCCCCACCGCCTCGTTGCGGCACGGTAGGGTCTTGTCGGAGCTCCCAGGCCGCAGGCCTCATCAACCCTACTACGCCCGCGgcaacctcctcctcctcccccctgctgccgccatggccatggtcccCCGGCCCGGTCGCCTCCTCCTCCGCTCTCTCTGGCGCTGCCTCCGCTTTTTGCCGCCATCTCTCCTGTCCCCACCGCCGGCCCTGCATGGCTCCCCCGAGCCCCTTTCTAAGCTCGCGCTGAAGATGGagacgaggggggggggggggagggggcatCGCGAAGGGGTGTCACACGCTGACGGCGTAGCACGCCGGGTCATGTAACAGAGTTTGCGAAGAAGGATACTACAAGACACACTTGACAACATCTCAAACCGTGGATTAAATAAAATGCTATAAACTCTAAGGCACATCGTAGAATATTTGTACCATATTAATTGTTTTATTAGTGCCCCTGGCGTAGCACGCCGGGTCATGTAACAGAGTTTGCGAAGAAGGATACTACAAGACACACTTGGCAACATCTCAAACCGTCTGTCGGGTACCatgaaaaggggtcccctaagcaaaaaccgaaaggatcgcttagaccccatcaaaatcaaagccaagagacaactactggctaacccccggccttgtccgaggccaccgactctccgGCTTGCTCGAGGCcttgcacgaaaggcctcggacggcctaccgattttctgcctcgctcgaggcctcgcacgaaaggcctcggacggggaaccgattctccgtctcgcccaaggccccgcgcgtaaagcctcgaacgagatgccgattctccatctcgctcgaggctggctcggcaataaccccgtcgcctttgcctcgaccgatctccccggCAGAGCGTCGCGTCCAATTAatacgaccaaccactcccgcgacatcagccgaacgacagctcgacacagcagagcggccgacgagacgggaagtcgcatcagcaccataccgtctgggacaggacagggcaggggttaccggtcgctgtgctcggtactgtgcccacgaccggcgctcgcactgcactgtgctacctaacccctgctccaggaacaacgcgacgtggggagtcaagtccgggtcactatagcctcggaatcagtgtacaggaccgactgctccctccgagccttggcaacccacttcagggtctcggcaacctcgggattcacgcccgtcgagccccccacgatggctcagcctcggcaccaactgagcctcggctctttacgcggtcaacacacagcgaccgacacgtcgctcgccatgccctgcgtcaagctatcactggagctcccacgtcgcacaggatcgggtgtgaccggTGCGTCACcctagtgcatcaaggacaaggaccgcttcgtcgaccatgccgccacagtgacaagctacagggttCGAAAATGCCACCTCCGCCCACAGGACGCCACGCAGCGaacgcatgtatcacccctgtccccccttcaactataaaagggagcgaccggggccgtttctaagCAGGAGTtcacgagatagacgaacacatgctcgacactctgtaacacacacgcttccTCGCTGTCTGTGATCAATatctcaagcaattcacaccactccacgcagagatctgggactagctccctctctcgccctgcttgtaaccccctgctACGAGTATTTCGGTGcaaagaatacaagatcgatctctcagattggacgtagggcacctattgcctgaaccagtataaaccttgtgtctctttgcatcaccatccgggattaggggcacgcagtatattttcactagttggttgagggcccgtcggtctgaaacaccgacatcGTCTGtcaatgcgggacccacaggataccccgcaagggagagagaagatctagtccaactaggattcttcccatgtgatcttagtagtagtactattcaataatcctactaggatctctcattgtaaaccgactaggactctggcctcttgactatataaaAGAGGACAGGGCTCCTAGGGGAcaacagaacaacaattgtatgacacaacacaatcaatccaacgtagagaGTAACACCGGCtagacgtagggctgttactcgatcaacgattgagggtccgaactaggataagtcgtttgtctcttgcgttcaccatcgagttctgcatacgctgaagcccgaacatactacctcgggtacccccatggcaggctatcggtggtaaaacatcgacagctggcgcgccaggtaggggctttcggcgactttgcatccgagagctcgatggacctcgataacatgatcttcccgatgggatcaacttttatcttcggctcatggatctacgaggcggacaactacggcaagcttcaaggccatctcctcaaagattcggatcatcatggagaatttcctatttcaacaactacgacggatcagctcaccagaagattcgcgcagctcataatatccgattcaaatcaaatttcacggctacgcgcatccgacttgaattcaagttccgtgtccaaggtgaagttttatccgagttctttcaagaaaccgagttcctTTTCagcaggattccagagcacaacccaaaacaactcgaattacattcagagttctttcaagaagtcgaatTCTTTTccgtttgggctcgacaacatggcaaaatcctatcagggatagTTCAAAAGatccttcaatccaatgcttgggataccactgacaggagcccaggagggtctcatactaacgataacatcgcaagactatatcatccactggccaagttccattcctgaagatagcggaacccaactagtcgacacaacaacaacagctattctaccttaccaagaaggagactcgatctacgacatcgaggcatctactgaagtcatcagcaactccgatagtatgaaaactaacaccaataacagaacggctcacgcacaggaagtactcatggttcgacgtcctcggtcaccgttaaatcccccagaagcacccgatgttaggtcatcagatgaatcaaaatccaacatatcaccctttgcccagggctacgatggagaaacagagagtcagaaacaagctagagaaaggaaaaacaagttgaagcaagggcgccaataccgtgctaggcagcgtagggaagcctggatcagatatgagtcagagttggctgaatacgacagaagaaaatcacaatgagaagtcgaaggaagacgcacggcaaatacgccttatgataagattcgagaagcattagaagaactcagagcaacttcacatcccgatgagaagtatgaacagctccaagacttACTCCGGTCGACGATCCCAAGAATGCATGAAGAGAGAGACCAATCAAGACTACTCgctagatcaacaacccacaggcaagaagatcaaaatcaaaggaagtccgccttcgaaagacttgggccagatGGAAGCCATaatggaggaagtaggaaggaacataatcaaggccaccaatttgaacaaccaagaaagactagGAGTAAGGTGCCTACCCGGACAGCCTCGCagaattattcccatcaaaacaatagttggccagaaggaggtgccgaatccgaattcaaagaagccagaacacacgacagattcccctgtttcgcaaaTAGGCTTGTATCGGTACGATTACcccacaagttcaaaccgtctaaccactctaagtatgatggcaaaaccgaaccaaggcaatggctcagaatatattcacaatcaattgaacttgctggaggagatgacgatatcaagaccctgttctttcccatggcactagaagccatgcccctccaatggtttgacaaattaaatccaggatctatcaaaaattgggaggacttgcaaagagttttttgtgaaaatttcgtaggaatcattacacacccaatcacttatgtagaactaaaaggactcaagcaaaagggaggcgaaagtctcagaaattactatcgacgattcggtgaactacgggctcaagtgcatgacatcaccgaacgagaagtaattgaagctttctctcacagaatcatggctaggtggcaatttcaagacttctgcaaagaaaatccgagaaacaatgaagagttcagatgaatagtagaaaagatgattactgtagaagaaaaaacacgagaaaggttcccggatagaagcaaccaggacaacccagacaagcaaaatcatcgaaatagcagacatcaagaaagaaaacgtagaccagacaataccgtggcaatggccgacaaatcaaagaagttttccaaacccagaagatatgatgacattgaaaacatacgttgcccattgcaccctaatgggaggcacaccatcggaaattgctacactttcaatgatcgatacacaagaaaagatagtaaggagaacaccaaagaggacaatcagaaaaaagatgaagacaaccacgaggacaaaggattccaaaaacctaggggaacggtagcagtgatcttctcaggggctctagattgcagaagcaaatatcaagaaaaactagcactacggactatcatgatagtagaaccggctacaccaagatatctcaattggtcacagtatcctatccaatttaccagagaagaccaatggactagcgtgagaaacgtaggccattatccattggttctagatccaactattgctggtatgactgtcaccaaagtactaatcgacgggggagccggactcaacatcatcttttcagaaacaccaaggaagatgggactacaactcaccgggatgatcacaccaacaagcacacctttttacggaatagtacccggtaaagcagccatgccactcagacaaattactttacccgttacttttgaaactccttcgaactaccgaatagagtttatcaaatttgaggtcgcagattttgattcatcatatcatgcaatcctcggacgcccagcactggCAAAATTCATAGCAATACCagattatccgtacttactgcttaagatgccaggaccaaacggtatcctttctcttcgaagtgatttgaagcgtgcttttgactgcgatgttcaggcaatccaaattgtagccaaagcacaagccgacaatggaagaaaaaaaATAGCCACAATTGTTGCAGAaatgagccaagaagaattagaaataccggctaaaaagcccagcatcatcacaccaccaaaagaagccaatgtcaagcaaatcgacttaggcactggcgatacctccaagacagcaaccatcagtgctcacctctcggcaaaataggaactcgcgctcaccaactttcttcgggacaacaaagatatcttcgcttggaagccggccgacatgccaggtgtcccaagagagttggctgagcacagaattgatgttaatgaaagctccaagcctgtaaagcaacggctatgatgattctcacccgacaaaaaggcagcgattaaaaaggaaatcacaaaactgatggcagccggattcatcagagaaatccttcatcctaactagctagcaaacccggtcGTTGTGCAGAAAAAGAACAtggatgagtggcgcatgtgcgtcgactacacagatctcaacaaacattgcccaaaagatccgttcgggctaccacgcattgaccagatagtcgactcaacagtagggtctgcactattatcctttctcgattgctattcagggtatcaccagatcacattaaaagaacaagaccagagcaagatgTCTTTCATTACTCtgttcggtgcttactgttacaagaccatgtcgtttggactaaagaacgctggcgccacataccaaagagctatccaaacttgccttggggatcaaatcggtgaaaatgtggaggcatacgtggatgatgtagtggtgaaaacaaagaacccagacactctgattgaagatttaaagcaaaccttcgaaaacttgaagaaatggagatggaagttgaacccaaataaatgtgtattcggagttccctcaggacaactactcggatttttggtcagtcagcgtgggattgaagccagcaccaagcaaattcaagctataacagaaatgggcccacctagaagtatcaaagatgtgtagaaactaacaggatgtatggcggccctcaaccatttcatatcaagactcggcgaaaaggggttacctttctgtaaactactaaagaagacagacaagtttgagtggacaaaagaggccgacgaagctttcaagaaacttaaggcatacctcacatcctcaccaattctcacacccccaaggaaagacgaagatatgatgttatacattgcggcgactactgctgtggtcagcacgacaatagtcatagaaagagaagaagaaggacgcgtgtataaagtacaatgacccgtatactacatcagcgaagtattatctgaatcaaaaatacggtacccgcatgtacacaaactactctacgccctattgatcacttcacgcaagcttcgccactattttgaaagccaccagatcacagtagtgacagacttcccgctcagagacatcttacacaatagagatgcgacgggacgcatatcaaagtgggtagttgaactcagagctcttaacatcgatttcaccccgcggaaagcaatcaaatctcaagcccttgccgattttgtggccgggtggacagagattcaacagcctttatcagatacaatccttgaccactggaagatgtactttgatgggtcactcaaactaggcggtgCCGGTGctggcgttctcctcatttctccagaaggaaaacaactcaagtacatcctttagatattatggcaagctacaaataatgaagcagaatatgaagccctcat encodes:
- the LOC136475845 gene encoding probable sucrose-phosphate synthase 2 isoform X2 is translated as MAGNDNWINSYLDAILDAGKAAIGGDRPSLLLRERGHFSPARYFVEEVITGYDETDLYKTWLRANAMRSPQERNTRLENMTWRIWNLARKKKEFEKEEACRLSKRQPETEKTRADATADMSEDLFEGEKGEDAGDPSVAYGDSTTGSSPKTSSIDKLYIVLISLHGLVRGENMELGRDSDTGGQVKYVVELAKALSSSPGVYRVDLLTRQILAPNFDRSYGEPAEILVSTSSKNSKQEKGESSGAYIIRIPFGPKDKYLAKEHLWPFIQEFVDGALSHIVRMSKAIGEETGRGHPVWPAVIHGHYASAGIAAALLSGALNLPMAFTGHFLGKDKLEGLLKQGRQTREQINMTYKIMCRIEAEELSLDASEIVIASTRQEIEEQWNLYDGFEIILARKLRARVKRGANCYGRFMPRMVIIPPGVEFGHIIHDFDMDGEEENPSPASEDPPIWSQIMRFFTNPRKPMILAVARPYPEKNITTLVKAFGECRPLRELANLTLIMGNREAISKMHNMSAAVLTSVLTLIDEYDLYGQVAYPKHHKHSEVPDIYRLAARTKGAFVNVAYFEQFGVTLIEAAMNGLPIIATKNGAPVEINQVLNNGLLVDPHDQNAIADALYKLLSDKQLWSRCRENGLTNIHQFSWPEHCKNYLSRILTLGPRSPAIGNREERSNTPISGRRHIIVISVDSVNKEDLVRIIRNAIEVIHTQNMSGSTGFVLSTSLTISEIHSLLLSGGMLPTDFDAFICNSGSNIYYPSYSCETPNYSKITFALDQNHQSHIEYRWGGEGLRKYLVKWATSVVERKGRTERQIIFEDPEHSSANCLAFRVVNPNHLPPLKELRKLMRIQSLRCNALYNHSATRLSVVPIHASRSQALRYLCIRWGIEVPNVAVLVGESGDSDYEELLGGLHRTIILKGEFNSPANRIHTVRRYPLQDVVALDSSNIIGVEGYTTDDLKSALQQMGILAQ
- the LOC136475845 gene encoding probable sucrose-phosphate synthase 2 isoform X1, which produces MAGNDNWINSYLDAILDAGKAAIGGDRPSLLLRERGHFSPARYFVEEVITGYDETDLYKTWLRANAMRSPQERNTRLENMTWRIWNLARKKKEFEKEEACRLSKRQPETEKTRADATADMSEDLFEGEKGEDAGDPSVAYGDSTTGSSPKTSSIDKLYIVLISLHGLVRGENMELGRDSDTGGQVKYVVELAKALSSSPGVYRVDLLTRQILAPNFDRSYGEPAEILVSTSSKNSKQEKGESSGAYIIRIPFGPKDKYLAKEHLWPFIQEFVDGALSHIVRMSKAIGEETGRGHPVWPAVIHGHYASAGIAAALLSGALNLPMAFTGHFLGKDKLEGLLKQGRQTREQINMTYKIMCRIEAEELSLDASEIVIASTRQEIEEQWNLYDGFEIILARKLRARVKRGANCYGRFMPRMVIIPPGVEFGHIIHDFDMDGEEENPSPASEDPPIWSQIMRFFTNPRKPMILAVARPYPEKNITTLVKAFGECRPLRELANLTLIMGNREAISKMHNMSAAVLTSVLTLIDEYDLYGQVAYPKHHKHSEVPDIYRLAARTKAAMNGLPIIATKNGAPVEINQVLNNGLLVDPHDQNAIADALYKLLSDKQLWSRCRENGLTNIHQFSWPEHCKNYLSRILTLGPRSPAIGNREERSNTPISGRRHIIVISVDSVNKEDLVRIIRNAIEVIHTQNMSGSTGFVLSTSLTISEIHSLLLSGGMLPTDFDAFICNSGSNIYYPSYSCETPNYSKITFALDQNHQSHIEYRWGGEGLRKYLVKWATSVVERKGRTERQIIFEDPEHSSANCLAFRVVNPNHLPPLKELRKLMRIQSLRCNALYNHSATRLSVVPIHASRSQALRYLCIRWGIEVPNVAVLVGESGDSDYEELLGGLHRTIILKGEFNSPANRIHTVRRYPLQDVVALDSSNIIGVEGYTTDDLKSALQQMGILAQ